A stretch of Methanobrevibacter sp. YE315 DNA encodes these proteins:
- a CDS encoding TIGR00297 family protein produces the protein MVESMMVNWIYVILLFILAAITYKRKSLDLVGAAVMVIMGIVIIFSAGANWLLLIVLFLVMSLFATKYSKKYKMSLGEFEGRRTSKNVISNGVVACFMAAFGGFYSPLVGGFIGAIATATADTLASEIGVLYQPRLITTLQKVDPGTNGAVSTLGTAAGMVGAAIIGIAAYFLGIIPNPLTAILVSIISGTVGCFMDSILGALFENRNLLTNEHVNLIATVVGALVGILLM, from the coding sequence ATGGTTGAATCAATGATGGTTAATTGGATTTATGTTATCCTCTTATTTATTTTAGCAGCAATAACCTATAAAAGAAAATCTTTGGATTTGGTTGGTGCCGCCGTAATGGTTATAATGGGCATTGTAATCATATTTTCGGCTGGGGCAAACTGGTTGCTGTTAATTGTCCTGTTTCTTGTAATGTCATTGTTCGCCACAAAATATTCAAAAAAATATAAAATGTCTTTAGGGGAGTTTGAAGGCAGAAGGACTTCTAAAAATGTTATATCAAACGGTGTTGTCGCTTGTTTTATGGCCGCTTTTGGAGGATTCTATTCCCCTCTTGTAGGAGGGTTTATAGGTGCAATTGCAACTGCAACAGCAGATACGCTAGCTTCTGAAATCGGTGTTTTATATCAGCCACGTTTGATTACTACATTGCAGAAGGTGGATCCTGGAACTAATGGGGCGGTATCAACATTGGGAACTGCAGCAGGTATGGTCGGTGCAGCAATTATCGGGATTGCCGCTTACTTTTTAGGCATTATTCCAAATCCTTTGACTGCAATCCTGGTTTCTATAATTTCAGGTACTGTGGGCTGCTTTATGGACAGTATTTTAGGTGCTCTTTTTGAAAATAGGAACTTGTTGACCAACGAACATGTGAATTTGATTGCAACAGTTGTTGGCGCTCTCGTTGGAATCTTATTAATGTAA
- a CDS encoding 2,3-bisphosphoglycerate-independent phosphoglycerate mutase, with amino-acid sequence MKGIILIMDGMGDRPIKEFGNKTPLEAANTPNMDKMAEEGITGIMDSIAPGIIPGSDTAHLSILGYNPYEVYTGRGPFEANGVGLEVLPGDIAFRCNFSTADEDFIVTDRRAGRIKEGTKEIVEELNKMVLEDYPDIKIIFKESTGHRAVLVLRGEGLSDKVSDADPKVEGNKPKEVRALDDTPEAARTADILNKLVKKTYEMVKDHPVNLKRIEEGKPPANVVIPRGAGEVPVVEQLNDKYEINSACIAETGLIMGIGRFAGMDIIEMEDVTGGIDTNLYNIRDTIIDQVKNSDHDFFLINIDGADEAGHDGQTIEKKEFIEKVDEVVMSELIKLEDVYIYLTADHSTPISVMNHSGDPVPVLIRGPEVRVDDVCEFSERACAKGGLNRIRGSDVMNIMMDLMNYAHKFGA; translated from the coding sequence ATGAAAGGAATTATTTTAATTATGGATGGTATGGGTGACCGTCCAATTAAAGAATTTGGTAATAAAACTCCTTTGGAAGCAGCTAATACTCCAAATATGGATAAAATGGCTGAAGAAGGAATTACAGGTATTATGGATTCAATAGCTCCGGGAATCATCCCTGGAAGTGACACCGCACATTTATCTATTTTAGGCTACAATCCTTATGAAGTATATACTGGAAGGGGTCCGTTTGAGGCAAATGGTGTCGGATTGGAAGTGCTTCCGGGAGATATTGCATTCAGATGCAACTTTTCAACAGCAGATGAGGATTTTATTGTAACTGACAGGCGTGCCGGAAGAATCAAAGAAGGCACTAAAGAGATAGTTGAAGAATTGAATAAGATGGTTTTAGAGGACTATCCTGACATTAAAATTATTTTCAAAGAATCCACAGGCCACAGGGCAGTTTTAGTTTTAAGGGGAGAAGGACTCTCCGATAAAGTAAGCGATGCAGACCCTAAAGTGGAAGGCAATAAGCCTAAAGAAGTAAGGGCTTTAGACGACACACCTGAAGCGGCAAGAACCGCAGACATCTTGAACAAATTAGTCAAAAAAACTTATGAAATGGTTAAAGATCACCCAGTTAACTTAAAAAGAATTGAAGAAGGCAAACCGCCAGCGAACGTTGTCATTCCTCGTGGTGCAGGAGAAGTGCCGGTTGTCGAACAGTTAAACGACAAATATGAAATAAATTCAGCATGCATTGCAGAAACCGGACTTATCATGGGAATCGGAAGATTTGCAGGAATGGACATTATTGAAATGGAAGATGTGACCGGCGGAATTGACACAAACTTGTATAACATCAGAGATACCATCATAGACCAAGTAAAAAATTCAGACCATGACTTTTTCCTGATAAACATTGACGGGGCTGACGAAGCAGGTCACGACGGCCAAACCATAGAGAAAAAGGAATTCATAGAGAAAGTTGACGAAGTAGTCATGAGCGAACTGATAAAACTTGAGGATGTTTATATCTACTTAACAGCTGACCATTCAACTCCAATTTCTGTAATGAACCACTCTGGAGACCCAGTACCTGTATTAATCAGAGGTCCTGAAGTAAGGGTTGATGATGTTTGTGAATTCTCCGAAAGGGCATGTGCAAAAGGAGGACTCAACAGAATCAGAGGATCAGATGTGATGAATATAATGATGGACTTAATGAATTATGCTCATAAATTCGGTGCATAG
- the glmM gene encoding phosphoglucosamine mutase, translating to MAAKKLFGTSGIRGLIGSEVTCELALNVGKSLAYYLGNNGTVVLGHDTRTTNEMLDQAICAGLLESGVNVIKIGMVPTPLVGYATEKLGADAGIMLTASHNPSQYNGIKLWNKNGMAYTAVQEAEIEEIYANKSYISVSWDKVGKLNVNEEIKGQYVDDLVNMVDIKEGLKVVIDCASGAGSEISPLVFRKAGCEVTTLNSQPDGFFPGRNPEPNEENLQTLMKTVVAIGADLGVAHDGDADRMITVDEKGNVSPFDSLLALISKEFDGDIVTTVDAGLCMDESVKGRVLRTPVGDVNVAEVIIEENAAFGGEPSGTWLHPDFCMCPDGILSGLRMAEIVSRDGKLSELLEQIPSYPNIREKITCSKEAKVKVMENMEELLTDAFDDIVEVNPLDGVRLTFEDDSWVLVRPSGTEDYIRITLESRDAERAEEIKETCVKIINENL from the coding sequence ATGGCAGCGAAAAAACTATTTGGAACATCCGGAATAAGAGGATTGATAGGTTCTGAAGTGACCTGTGAACTTGCATTGAACGTAGGTAAATCATTAGCCTATTATTTGGGAAACAATGGTACAGTGGTTTTAGGTCACGATACAAGAACAACAAATGAAATGCTCGACCAGGCTATTTGCGCAGGATTGCTTGAAAGCGGAGTTAATGTGATTAAAATAGGTATGGTTCCAACCCCTTTAGTCGGATATGCTACCGAAAAATTAGGTGCTGATGCGGGAATCATGCTAACAGCTTCCCATAATCCTTCACAGTACAACGGAATTAAGTTATGGAATAAAAATGGGATGGCATATACCGCAGTTCAAGAAGCCGAAATCGAAGAAATCTATGCAAATAAATCTTATATTTCAGTGTCATGGGATAAGGTCGGAAAATTAAATGTCAACGAAGAAATCAAAGGCCAGTATGTCGATGATTTGGTAAATATGGTCGATATTAAAGAAGGCTTGAAAGTGGTCATTGACTGTGCATCCGGTGCAGGAAGCGAAATATCACCTTTAGTATTCAGAAAAGCAGGATGCGAAGTAACAACCTTAAATTCACAGCCTGACGGATTTTTCCCAGGAAGAAACCCTGAACCGAATGAAGAAAACTTACAGACCCTAATGAAAACAGTTGTAGCTATCGGCGCTGATTTGGGAGTAGCCCATGACGGAGATGCTGACAGAATGATTACCGTTGATGAAAAAGGTAATGTATCACCGTTCGATTCACTTTTAGCATTGATTTCAAAAGAGTTCGACGGAGACATCGTAACAACCGTAGATGCAGGTTTGTGTATGGACGAATCCGTAAAAGGAAGAGTATTAAGAACACCTGTAGGTGATGTGAATGTTGCTGAAGTGATTATCGAGGAAAATGCGGCCTTTGGTGGAGAACCTTCAGGAACTTGGCTGCACCCGGACTTCTGCATGTGTCCTGACGGAATTCTTTCAGGATTGAGAATGGCAGAAATCGTTTCAAGGGACGGCAAGCTATCTGAACTATTGGAACAGATTCCGTCTTATCCGAATATCCGTGAAAAAATAACCTGCTCCAAAGAAGCTAAAGTTAAAGTGATGGAAAACATGGAAGAGCTATTGACTGATGCATTCGATGATATTGTAGAAGTCAATCCTCTTGATGGAGTCAGATTAACATTCGAAGATGACAGCTGGGTTTTGGTAAGGCCTTCAGGAACTGAAGATTACATTAGAATAACTTTAGAATCTCGTGACGCTGAAAGGGCAGAAGAGATTAAAGAGACATGTGTAAAAATAATCAATGAAAACTTATGA
- a CDS encoding TfoX/Sxy family protein — MTSSKEYLDYILDQLSDLDDISYRAMMGEYIIYYHGKIVGGIYDDRFLVKPVKSAIEMMPDANRELPYEGAKEMLLVDDIENREFLKELIEAMYEELPAAKKRRK, encoded by the coding sequence ATGACATCAAGTAAAGAATATCTGGATTACATATTAGATCAGTTGTCAGACCTAGACGACATATCTTATAGGGCAATGATGGGAGAATACATTATTTACTATCATGGCAAGATTGTCGGAGGCATCTACGATGACCGCTTCCTTGTCAAACCCGTAAAATCAGCAATAGAGATGATGCCCGATGCAAATAGGGAATTGCCCTATGAAGGTGCAAAAGAAATGCTGCTTGTCGATGACATAGAAAATAGGGAGTTTCTAAAAGAACTGATTGAAGCAATGTATGAAGAGCTTCCCGCTGCAAAGAAAAGGCGCAAATGA
- a CDS encoding DUF2207 family protein, which translates to MLGLGKKNLDNEDVKNPPSDDSYPIISTLYSKNNKITVNTLSLTILDLINKNQIKCEIDLNESYNVGKKLTQDDMEVMKKITLRIANKGELKTSETIAINLLKTINKNKKFNLKNMAKQSNNTANANKFEKDFVEYVKALKNENGYDDGNYRNLLENGKLTKEGKEAKKSWNNFKDYLKSEELTGKYPPESAEENSSQIIYGSCFDIEKDALKLRENNTNLTDFIDKDGYKLLNIIFNNALSNVSKKSKGTGIFYGVNDKYTIPGGG; encoded by the coding sequence ATGTTAGGTTTAGGCAAAAAAAATTTAGACAACGAAGACGTAAAAAATCCTCCAAGCGATGATTCATATCCAATAATCAGCACATTATATTCAAAAAACAATAAAATAACCGTGAACACATTATCACTTACAATACTTGATTTAATCAACAAAAACCAAATCAAATGTGAAATTGACTTGAATGAATCGTATAATGTCGGCAAAAAGTTAACCCAAGACGATATGGAAGTCATGAAGAAGATAACCCTCAGGATAGCCAATAAAGGTGAATTGAAAACTTCCGAAACAATAGCCATCAATCTGCTTAAGACCATAAATAAGAATAAGAAATTCAACTTGAAGAACATGGCAAAGCAAAGCAACAATACTGCAAACGCAAACAAATTTGAAAAAGACTTTGTTGAATATGTTAAAGCCTTAAAAAATGAAAATGGCTACGACGATGGAAATTACAGGAATCTTTTGGAAAACGGCAAACTAACAAAAGAGGGAAAAGAAGCTAAAAAATCATGGAACAACTTCAAGGATTACCTGAAATCCGAAGAATTGACCGGAAAATATCCACCCGAATCAGCTGAAGAAAATTCCTCACAGATAATCTACGGATCATGCTTTGACATTGAAAAAGATGCGCTGAAACTGAGGGAAAATAATACAAATCTGACTGATTTTATCGATAAGGACGGATACAAATTATTGAATATAATATTCAACAATGCATTATCAAATGTCAGTAAAAAATCAAAAGGCACAGGAATATTTTACGGAGTAAACGATAAATACACCATACCTGGCGGAGGATAA
- a CDS encoding rubredoxin, translating into MTVYVCLHCEYRFDTEKGDPSYNIPAGATPADMPDDWVCPECAALGKDAFIVEEE; encoded by the coding sequence ATGACTGTATATGTTTGTTTACACTGTGAATACAGATTCGACACAGAAAAAGGTGACCCTTCATACAACATCCCTGCTGGAGCAACTCCTGCAGATATGCCAGATGACTGGGTATGCCCAGAATGTGCTGCTCTTGGAAAAGACGCATTCATTGTAGAAGAAGAATAG